In Dermacentor variabilis isolate Ectoservices chromosome 11, ASM5094787v1, whole genome shotgun sequence, one genomic interval encodes:
- the LOC142563998 gene encoding venom metalloproteinase antarease TserMP_A-like isoform X3, whose translation MKVQWKQALFYLALLATLVKGRMYAQSIVYPTFLEARSNNGTKVVQLNDQITLNLVPTDVFSNTFVLSTATNLNLQHKETGMIGDRLRIEPLPSSKRTLNGVLPHRLFQARNIVARDDVEVSETVNVTRSTKGKRFQRYSNYAVVEIYIIIDVLFSTRFPKDADAINYLAVTVASVNLRYRSVSNIQIKFRLVGMLRLSRELEDGFVMMDGDYMDGQATLLRLVMFCYKMGLHNADIRYFVTGRDIAGMYKGRMNPIMGGFAYVGGLCSLDGVALGEDKPGLYAGVDIMAHELAHSLGCVHDGEGPRREIPGHEGSLMPECAAYLGYLMSYSRNNDKKHYQFSPCCQAQIKLFLGLVSDECIQETFQVTQIIPKRGFLPGHWLSPHRYCIMKQPKLRIAPATALMANKNCKLSCQYLAGSYTKTVEYDALDGMRCEQGMAPPLRVSYGAVLIPSLSKEAKKACFLCLWTYKDRMSAEHTTGPKHADLINLPVLVIAERLD comes from the exons ATGAAAGTGCAATGGAAACAAGCACTCTTCTATCTTGCGTTGCTGGCGACACTGGTCAAAG GTCGTATGTATGCTCAATCAATTGTCTATCCAACTTTCTTGGAAGCAAGATCTAATAATGGAACTAAAGTGGTTCAACTCAATGACCAAATTACCCTGAATCTTGTACCAACTGACGTTTTTTCTAATACTTTTGTGCTTTCGACCGCAACAAATCTAAATCTTCAACACAAAGAA ACAGGAATGATAGGCGACAGACTACGCATAGAACCGCTGCCATCTTCGAAACGGACACTAAATGGTGTACTGCCTCATCGTTTATTTCAAGCGAGGAATATCGTGGCCCGAGATGACGTTGAAG TGTCCGAAACAGTAAATGTCACAA GAAGCACGAAGGGGAAACGTTTTCAACGATATTCCAACTACGCCGTTGTGGAAATTTACATTATAATCGACGTATTATTCTCAACACGCTTTCCCAAAGATGCCGACGCAATCAACTACTTGGCCGTGACTGTAGCTTCA GTCAACCTTAGATACAGATCAGTGAGCAACATCCAAATCAAATTTAGACTCGTCGGAATGCTCCGTCTCTCACGCGAG CTTGAAGACGGTTTTGTAATGATGGACGGAGATTACATGGACGGTCAAGCCACTCTACTGAGACTGGTGATGTTCTGTTACAAGATGGGGCTGCATAACGCTGATATCAGATATTTCGTCACAGG CCGCGACATCGCTGGAATGTACAAGGGAAGGATGAACCCTATCATGGGAG GTTTTGCCTACGTTGGAGGACTCTGTTCCCTTGACGGTGTAGCTCTTGGGGAAGACAAACCAGGCCTATACGCAGGCGTGGATATTATGGCTCACGAGCTGGCCCACTC ATTGGGTTGTGTTCACGATGGTGAAGGCCCAAGAAGAGAAATACCTGGACACGAGGGTTCCCTAATGCCGGAGTGTGCTGCCTACCTAGGCTACCTAATGAGCTACAGCAGAAACAATGACAAAAAGCATTACCAGTTTTCCCCCTGCTGTCAAGCACAGATCAAGCTTTTTTTGGG GTTAGTGTCGGACGAATGCATTCAGGAGACGTTCCAAGTAACCCAAATCATACCAAAGAGAGGATTTCTACCGGGACACTGGCTTAGCCCACACAGATACTGCATTATGAAGCAACCCAAGTTAAGAATAGCTCCAGCGACTGCG CTGATGGCCAACAAGAACTGCAAGCTGTCATGCCAATACCTTGCTGGTAGTTACACGAAAACAGTTGAGTACGACGCTTTGGACGGAATGCGTTGTGAACAGGGCATG GCCCCGCCTCTGAGAGTCAGTTATGGCGCTGTACTTATCCCTTCTCTCtccaaagaagcaaagaaagcttgctTTCTTTGCTTATGGACATACAAAGACAGGATGAGTGCTGAGCATACCACTGGACCAAAACATGCGGACTTGATCAACCTGCCCGTGCTGGTTATCGCAGAACGTCTTGACTAA
- the LOC142563998 gene encoding venom metalloproteinase antarease TserMP_A-like isoform X2 has protein sequence MKVQWKQALFYLALLATLVKGRMYAQSIVYPTFLEARSNNGTKVVQLNDQITLNLVPTDVFSNTFVLSTATNLNLQHKEIDITRIRKAIYHDGTSMAAISMQDVEGTIEMTGMIGDRLRIEPLPSSKRTLNGVLPHRLFQARNIVARDDVEVSETVNVTRSTKGKRFQRYSNYAVVEIYIIIDVLFSTRFPKDADAINYLAVTVASVNLRYRSVSNIQIKFRLVGMLRLSRELEDGFVMMDGDYMDGQATLLRLVMFCYKMGLHNADIRYFVTGRDIAGMYKGRMNPIMGGFAYVGGLCSLDGVALGEDKPGLYAGVDIMAHELAHSLGCVHDGEGPRREIPGHEGSLMPECAAYLGYLMSYSRNNDKKHYQFSPCCQAQIKLFLGLVSDECIQETFQVTQIIPKRGFLPGHWLSPHRYCIMKQPKLRIAPATALMANKNCKLSCQYLAGSYTKTVEYDALDGMRCEQGMEGLTRVRRAVDRKVPFVSFSFDNSCSRKHKLTHLPVWTM, from the exons ATGAAAGTGCAATGGAAACAAGCACTCTTCTATCTTGCGTTGCTGGCGACACTGGTCAAAG GTCGTATGTATGCTCAATCAATTGTCTATCCAACTTTCTTGGAAGCAAGATCTAATAATGGAACTAAAGTGGTTCAACTCAATGACCAAATTACCCTGAATCTTGTACCAACTGACGTTTTTTCTAATACTTTTGTGCTTTCGACCGCAACAAATCTAAATCTTCAACACAAAGAA ATTGATATAACAAGAATTCGGAAAGCAATATATCACGATGGAACTTCCATGGCGGCGATTTCTATGCAAGATGTGGAAGGAACCATTGAAATG ACAGGAATGATAGGCGACAGACTACGCATAGAACCGCTGCCATCTTCGAAACGGACACTAAATGGTGTACTGCCTCATCGTTTATTTCAAGCGAGGAATATCGTGGCCCGAGATGACGTTGAAG TGTCCGAAACAGTAAATGTCACAA GAAGCACGAAGGGGAAACGTTTTCAACGATATTCCAACTACGCCGTTGTGGAAATTTACATTATAATCGACGTATTATTCTCAACACGCTTTCCCAAAGATGCCGACGCAATCAACTACTTGGCCGTGACTGTAGCTTCA GTCAACCTTAGATACAGATCAGTGAGCAACATCCAAATCAAATTTAGACTCGTCGGAATGCTCCGTCTCTCACGCGAG CTTGAAGACGGTTTTGTAATGATGGACGGAGATTACATGGACGGTCAAGCCACTCTACTGAGACTGGTGATGTTCTGTTACAAGATGGGGCTGCATAACGCTGATATCAGATATTTCGTCACAGG CCGCGACATCGCTGGAATGTACAAGGGAAGGATGAACCCTATCATGGGAG GTTTTGCCTACGTTGGAGGACTCTGTTCCCTTGACGGTGTAGCTCTTGGGGAAGACAAACCAGGCCTATACGCAGGCGTGGATATTATGGCTCACGAGCTGGCCCACTC ATTGGGTTGTGTTCACGATGGTGAAGGCCCAAGAAGAGAAATACCTGGACACGAGGGTTCCCTAATGCCGGAGTGTGCTGCCTACCTAGGCTACCTAATGAGCTACAGCAGAAACAATGACAAAAAGCATTACCAGTTTTCCCCCTGCTGTCAAGCACAGATCAAGCTTTTTTTGGG GTTAGTGTCGGACGAATGCATTCAGGAGACGTTCCAAGTAACCCAAATCATACCAAAGAGAGGATTTCTACCGGGACACTGGCTTAGCCCACACAGATACTGCATTATGAAGCAACCCAAGTTAAGAATAGCTCCAGCGACTGCG CTGATGGCCAACAAGAACTGCAAGCTGTCATGCCAATACCTTGCTGGTAGTTACACGAAAACAGTTGAGTACGACGCTTTGGACGGAATGCGTTGTGAACAGGGCATG GAAGGGCTTACACGTGTACGCCGAGCCGTGGATAGGAAGGTGCCATTTGTGTCATTCTCATTTGACAATTCATGTTCACGCAAGCATAAACTCACACACCTTCCGGTTTGGACTATGTAA
- the LOC142563998 gene encoding uncharacterized protein LOC142563998 isoform X5 produces MKVQWKQALFYLALLATLVKGRMYAQSIVYPTFLEARSNNGTKVVQLNDQITLNLVPTDVFSNTFVLSTATNLNLQHKEIDITRIRKAIYHDGTSMAAISMQDVEGTIEMVNLRYRSVSNIQIKFRLVGMLRLSRELEDGFVMMDGDYMDGQATLLRLVMFCYKMGLHNADIRYFVTGRDIAGMYKGRMNPIMGGFAYVGGLCSLDGVALGEDKPGLYAGVDIMAHELAHSLGCVHDGEGPRREIPGHEGSLMPECAAYLGYLMSYSRNNDKKHYQFSPCCQAQIKLFLGLVSDECIQETFQVTQIIPKRGFLPGHWLSPHRYCIMKQPKLRIAPATALMANKNCKLSCQYLAGSYTKTVEYDALDGMRCEQGMAPPLRVSYGAVLIPSLSKEAKKACFLCLWTYKDRMSAEHTTGPKHADLINLPVLVIAERLD; encoded by the exons ATGAAAGTGCAATGGAAACAAGCACTCTTCTATCTTGCGTTGCTGGCGACACTGGTCAAAG GTCGTATGTATGCTCAATCAATTGTCTATCCAACTTTCTTGGAAGCAAGATCTAATAATGGAACTAAAGTGGTTCAACTCAATGACCAAATTACCCTGAATCTTGTACCAACTGACGTTTTTTCTAATACTTTTGTGCTTTCGACCGCAACAAATCTAAATCTTCAACACAAAGAA ATTGATATAACAAGAATTCGGAAAGCAATATATCACGATGGAACTTCCATGGCGGCGATTTCTATGCAAGATGTGGAAGGAACCATTGAAATG GTCAACCTTAGATACAGATCAGTGAGCAACATCCAAATCAAATTTAGACTCGTCGGAATGCTCCGTCTCTCACGCGAG CTTGAAGACGGTTTTGTAATGATGGACGGAGATTACATGGACGGTCAAGCCACTCTACTGAGACTGGTGATGTTCTGTTACAAGATGGGGCTGCATAACGCTGATATCAGATATTTCGTCACAGG CCGCGACATCGCTGGAATGTACAAGGGAAGGATGAACCCTATCATGGGAG GTTTTGCCTACGTTGGAGGACTCTGTTCCCTTGACGGTGTAGCTCTTGGGGAAGACAAACCAGGCCTATACGCAGGCGTGGATATTATGGCTCACGAGCTGGCCCACTC ATTGGGTTGTGTTCACGATGGTGAAGGCCCAAGAAGAGAAATACCTGGACACGAGGGTTCCCTAATGCCGGAGTGTGCTGCCTACCTAGGCTACCTAATGAGCTACAGCAGAAACAATGACAAAAAGCATTACCAGTTTTCCCCCTGCTGTCAAGCACAGATCAAGCTTTTTTTGGG GTTAGTGTCGGACGAATGCATTCAGGAGACGTTCCAAGTAACCCAAATCATACCAAAGAGAGGATTTCTACCGGGACACTGGCTTAGCCCACACAGATACTGCATTATGAAGCAACCCAAGTTAAGAATAGCTCCAGCGACTGCG CTGATGGCCAACAAGAACTGCAAGCTGTCATGCCAATACCTTGCTGGTAGTTACACGAAAACAGTTGAGTACGACGCTTTGGACGGAATGCGTTGTGAACAGGGCATG GCCCCGCCTCTGAGAGTCAGTTATGGCGCTGTACTTATCCCTTCTCTCtccaaagaagcaaagaaagcttgctTTCTTTGCTTATGGACATACAAAGACAGGATGAGTGCTGAGCATACCACTGGACCAAAACATGCGGACTTGATCAACCTGCCCGTGCTGGTTATCGCAGAACGTCTTGACTAA
- the LOC142563998 gene encoding venom metalloproteinase antarease TserMP_A-like isoform X1, whose product MKVQWKQALFYLALLATLVKGRMYAQSIVYPTFLEARSNNGTKVVQLNDQITLNLVPTDVFSNTFVLSTATNLNLQHKEIDITRIRKAIYHDGTSMAAISMQDVEGTIEMTGMIGDRLRIEPLPSSKRTLNGVLPHRLFQARNIVARDDVEVSETVNVTRSTKGKRFQRYSNYAVVEIYIIIDVLFSTRFPKDADAINYLAVTVASVNLRYRSVSNIQIKFRLVGMLRLSRELEDGFVMMDGDYMDGQATLLRLVMFCYKMGLHNADIRYFVTGRDIAGMYKGRMNPIMGGFAYVGGLCSLDGVALGEDKPGLYAGVDIMAHELAHSLGCVHDGEGPRREIPGHEGSLMPECAAYLGYLMSYSRNNDKKHYQFSPCCQAQIKLFLGLVSDECIQETFQVTQIIPKRGFLPGHWLSPHRYCIMKQPKLRIAPATALMANKNCKLSCQYLAGSYTKTVEYDALDGMRCEQGMAPPLRVSYGAVLIPSLSKEAKKACFLCLWTYKDRMSAEHTTGPKHADLINLPVLVIAERLD is encoded by the exons ATGAAAGTGCAATGGAAACAAGCACTCTTCTATCTTGCGTTGCTGGCGACACTGGTCAAAG GTCGTATGTATGCTCAATCAATTGTCTATCCAACTTTCTTGGAAGCAAGATCTAATAATGGAACTAAAGTGGTTCAACTCAATGACCAAATTACCCTGAATCTTGTACCAACTGACGTTTTTTCTAATACTTTTGTGCTTTCGACCGCAACAAATCTAAATCTTCAACACAAAGAA ATTGATATAACAAGAATTCGGAAAGCAATATATCACGATGGAACTTCCATGGCGGCGATTTCTATGCAAGATGTGGAAGGAACCATTGAAATG ACAGGAATGATAGGCGACAGACTACGCATAGAACCGCTGCCATCTTCGAAACGGACACTAAATGGTGTACTGCCTCATCGTTTATTTCAAGCGAGGAATATCGTGGCCCGAGATGACGTTGAAG TGTCCGAAACAGTAAATGTCACAA GAAGCACGAAGGGGAAACGTTTTCAACGATATTCCAACTACGCCGTTGTGGAAATTTACATTATAATCGACGTATTATTCTCAACACGCTTTCCCAAAGATGCCGACGCAATCAACTACTTGGCCGTGACTGTAGCTTCA GTCAACCTTAGATACAGATCAGTGAGCAACATCCAAATCAAATTTAGACTCGTCGGAATGCTCCGTCTCTCACGCGAG CTTGAAGACGGTTTTGTAATGATGGACGGAGATTACATGGACGGTCAAGCCACTCTACTGAGACTGGTGATGTTCTGTTACAAGATGGGGCTGCATAACGCTGATATCAGATATTTCGTCACAGG CCGCGACATCGCTGGAATGTACAAGGGAAGGATGAACCCTATCATGGGAG GTTTTGCCTACGTTGGAGGACTCTGTTCCCTTGACGGTGTAGCTCTTGGGGAAGACAAACCAGGCCTATACGCAGGCGTGGATATTATGGCTCACGAGCTGGCCCACTC ATTGGGTTGTGTTCACGATGGTGAAGGCCCAAGAAGAGAAATACCTGGACACGAGGGTTCCCTAATGCCGGAGTGTGCTGCCTACCTAGGCTACCTAATGAGCTACAGCAGAAACAATGACAAAAAGCATTACCAGTTTTCCCCCTGCTGTCAAGCACAGATCAAGCTTTTTTTGGG GTTAGTGTCGGACGAATGCATTCAGGAGACGTTCCAAGTAACCCAAATCATACCAAAGAGAGGATTTCTACCGGGACACTGGCTTAGCCCACACAGATACTGCATTATGAAGCAACCCAAGTTAAGAATAGCTCCAGCGACTGCG CTGATGGCCAACAAGAACTGCAAGCTGTCATGCCAATACCTTGCTGGTAGTTACACGAAAACAGTTGAGTACGACGCTTTGGACGGAATGCGTTGTGAACAGGGCATG GCCCCGCCTCTGAGAGTCAGTTATGGCGCTGTACTTATCCCTTCTCTCtccaaagaagcaaagaaagcttgctTTCTTTGCTTATGGACATACAAAGACAGGATGAGTGCTGAGCATACCACTGGACCAAAACATGCGGACTTGATCAACCTGCCCGTGCTGGTTATCGCAGAACGTCTTGACTAA
- the LOC142563998 gene encoding venom metalloproteinase antarease TserMP_A-like isoform X4, with protein MKVQWKQALFYLALLATLVKGRMYAQSIVYPTFLEARSNNGTKVVQLNDQITLNLVPTDVFSNTFVLSTATNLNLQHKEIDITRIRKAIYHDGTSMAAISMQDVEGTIEMTGMIGDRLRIEPLPSSKRTLNGVLPHRLFQARNIVARDDVEVSETVNVTRSTKGKRFQRYSNYAVVEIYIIIDVLFSTRFPKDADAINYLAVTVASVNLRYRSVSNIQIKFRLVGMLRLSRELEDGFVMMDGDYMDGQATLLRLVMFCYKMGLHNADIRYFVTGRDIAGMYKGRMNPIMGGFAYVGGLCSLDGVALGEDKPGLYAGVDIMAHELAHSLGCVHDGEGPRREIPGHEGSLMPECAAYLGYLMSYSRNNDKKHYQFSPCCQAQIKLFLGLVSDECIQETFQVTQIIPKRGFLPGHWLSPHRYCIMKQPKLRIAPATALMANKNCKLSCQYLAGSYTKTVEYDALDGMRCEQGMWCEKGVCL; from the exons ATGAAAGTGCAATGGAAACAAGCACTCTTCTATCTTGCGTTGCTGGCGACACTGGTCAAAG GTCGTATGTATGCTCAATCAATTGTCTATCCAACTTTCTTGGAAGCAAGATCTAATAATGGAACTAAAGTGGTTCAACTCAATGACCAAATTACCCTGAATCTTGTACCAACTGACGTTTTTTCTAATACTTTTGTGCTTTCGACCGCAACAAATCTAAATCTTCAACACAAAGAA ATTGATATAACAAGAATTCGGAAAGCAATATATCACGATGGAACTTCCATGGCGGCGATTTCTATGCAAGATGTGGAAGGAACCATTGAAATG ACAGGAATGATAGGCGACAGACTACGCATAGAACCGCTGCCATCTTCGAAACGGACACTAAATGGTGTACTGCCTCATCGTTTATTTCAAGCGAGGAATATCGTGGCCCGAGATGACGTTGAAG TGTCCGAAACAGTAAATGTCACAA GAAGCACGAAGGGGAAACGTTTTCAACGATATTCCAACTACGCCGTTGTGGAAATTTACATTATAATCGACGTATTATTCTCAACACGCTTTCCCAAAGATGCCGACGCAATCAACTACTTGGCCGTGACTGTAGCTTCA GTCAACCTTAGATACAGATCAGTGAGCAACATCCAAATCAAATTTAGACTCGTCGGAATGCTCCGTCTCTCACGCGAG CTTGAAGACGGTTTTGTAATGATGGACGGAGATTACATGGACGGTCAAGCCACTCTACTGAGACTGGTGATGTTCTGTTACAAGATGGGGCTGCATAACGCTGATATCAGATATTTCGTCACAGG CCGCGACATCGCTGGAATGTACAAGGGAAGGATGAACCCTATCATGGGAG GTTTTGCCTACGTTGGAGGACTCTGTTCCCTTGACGGTGTAGCTCTTGGGGAAGACAAACCAGGCCTATACGCAGGCGTGGATATTATGGCTCACGAGCTGGCCCACTC ATTGGGTTGTGTTCACGATGGTGAAGGCCCAAGAAGAGAAATACCTGGACACGAGGGTTCCCTAATGCCGGAGTGTGCTGCCTACCTAGGCTACCTAATGAGCTACAGCAGAAACAATGACAAAAAGCATTACCAGTTTTCCCCCTGCTGTCAAGCACAGATCAAGCTTTTTTTGGG GTTAGTGTCGGACGAATGCATTCAGGAGACGTTCCAAGTAACCCAAATCATACCAAAGAGAGGATTTCTACCGGGACACTGGCTTAGCCCACACAGATACTGCATTATGAAGCAACCCAAGTTAAGAATAGCTCCAGCGACTGCG CTGATGGCCAACAAGAACTGCAAGCTGTCATGCCAATACCTTGCTGGTAGTTACACGAAAACAGTTGAGTACGACGCTTTGGACGGAATGCGTTGTGAACAGGGCATG TGGTGCGAGAAGGGTGTATGTCTTTGA